Proteins encoded by one window of Cystobacter ferrugineus:
- the asd gene encoding archaetidylserine decarboxylase (Phosphatidylserine decarboxylase is synthesized as a single chain precursor. Generation of the pyruvoyl active site from a Ser is coupled to cleavage of a Gly-Ser bond between the larger (beta) and smaller (alpha chains). It is an integral membrane protein.), giving the protein MNEQTFMKLMQVLPKSALSTAVGMATRLPAPAPLHRAAIKTFARLYNVDVAEAEHALEHYPTFAEFFTRGLKGGARPIDPGEKVVVSPVDGAVSQVGYSEHGRVLQAKGIHYTVGELLGDEAAARPFHGGAWTTIYLSPRDYHRIHAPLGGKVTGYAYIPGEFWPVNPASVKNKQSLFCVNERLVTYLDTVAGQCAVVKVGATCVSRIKAAYEDVITHQGRPGKVHRYDTGIPVDKAGELGRFEMGSTVILLFEPGRVKWDDSLQPEAVVRMGRRIGEIP; this is encoded by the coding sequence ATGAACGAACAGACCTTCATGAAGTTGATGCAAGTGCTCCCCAAGTCCGCGCTGTCCACGGCGGTGGGGATGGCCACGCGTCTGCCCGCGCCCGCGCCGTTGCACCGGGCCGCCATCAAGACCTTCGCCCGGCTCTACAACGTGGACGTGGCCGAGGCCGAGCACGCGCTGGAGCACTACCCCACGTTCGCGGAGTTCTTCACCCGTGGGCTCAAGGGCGGCGCGCGCCCCATCGATCCGGGGGAGAAGGTGGTGGTGTCCCCGGTGGACGGCGCGGTGTCCCAGGTGGGCTACTCCGAGCACGGCCGGGTGCTGCAGGCCAAGGGCATCCACTACACGGTGGGCGAGCTGCTCGGCGACGAGGCCGCGGCCAGGCCCTTCCACGGCGGCGCCTGGACGACCATCTACCTGTCGCCGCGCGACTACCACCGCATCCACGCCCCGCTGGGCGGGAAGGTGACCGGCTACGCCTACATCCCGGGCGAGTTCTGGCCCGTCAACCCGGCCTCGGTGAAGAACAAGCAGTCGCTCTTCTGCGTGAACGAGCGGCTCGTCACCTATCTGGACACCGTGGCCGGCCAGTGCGCGGTGGTGAAGGTGGGCGCCACGTGCGTGTCGCGCATCAAGGCGGCCTATGAGGACGTCATCACGCACCAGGGCAGGCCCGGCAAGGTGCACCGCTATGACACCGGGATTCCGGTGGACAAGGCCGGGGAGCTGGGGCGCTTCGAGATGGGCTCCACCGTCATCCTGCTGTTCGAGCCGGGCCGGGTGAAGTGGGACGACAGCCTGCAGCCCGAGGCGGTGGTGCGCATGGGCCGGCGCATCGGGGAGATTCCGTGA
- a CDS encoding SET domain-containing histone-lysine N-methyltransferase — MNSASPPSPPATSGLRTSAESSEQKLSSLLRWMEQGGALFPKMHIVRQADGERSVLARSDIAEGEVVLQIPTTHLFTLERAKASDIGRRIQSQLQPDNDFLYLASWLLEEKHRGADSFWKPFVDSLPEAYPHVPLFYSEQERARLQGSQMERLVEVQRQSFEQEYAQLRGKLPEYERFGFEEYVWARISLYSRLFSLKGGLQGPSLVPLSDMFNHRQPPDVLWSTSEDGQTFRMIAQRAVPAGAEIHTHYGAKSSDVFLLHSGFVPDGNEENDEVYLSVGLPPGDPLASVKQQMFGLGSATAKHPFKVSRQGKYLASWSVFSFLRMAHASPDEFLALSNRLLSGTKTIAPVSVACEERVLGTLAAACEERLKGFPTTLEEDERLLREGPLSPNERSCVLLRRQEKRLLRDYLELTRAGRALLRQPREEIEQLAARADSPWGWFDGYVRNDLLGLLRQKK; from the coding sequence ATGAACTCCGCCTCCCCCCCGAGCCCCCCCGCGACGTCTGGATTGAGGACCTCCGCCGAGTCCTCGGAGCAGAAGCTGTCGAGCCTGTTGCGGTGGATGGAGCAAGGCGGAGCGCTCTTTCCCAAGATGCACATCGTCCGGCAGGCGGATGGGGAGCGCTCGGTGCTGGCGCGCTCGGACATCGCCGAGGGCGAGGTGGTGCTCCAGATTCCCACCACGCACCTGTTCACGCTGGAGCGCGCGAAGGCGTCGGACATCGGGCGCCGCATCCAGTCGCAGCTCCAGCCGGACAATGACTTCCTCTACCTGGCCTCCTGGCTGCTCGAGGAGAAGCACCGGGGCGCGGACTCCTTCTGGAAGCCCTTCGTGGACAGCCTGCCCGAGGCCTACCCCCACGTGCCCCTGTTCTACTCGGAGCAGGAGCGAGCGCGGCTCCAGGGCTCGCAGATGGAGCGGCTGGTGGAGGTGCAGCGCCAGTCCTTCGAGCAGGAGTACGCGCAGCTTCGCGGGAAGCTGCCCGAGTACGAGCGCTTCGGCTTCGAGGAGTACGTCTGGGCGCGGATTTCGTTGTACTCGCGCCTGTTCTCGCTCAAGGGGGGCCTGCAGGGGCCGAGCCTCGTGCCGCTGTCGGACATGTTCAACCACCGCCAGCCGCCCGACGTGCTCTGGTCGACCTCGGAGGATGGACAGACGTTCCGGATGATCGCGCAGCGCGCGGTGCCGGCCGGAGCGGAAATCCACACGCACTACGGCGCCAAGAGCAGTGACGTGTTCCTGCTGCACTCGGGCTTCGTGCCCGACGGCAACGAGGAGAACGACGAGGTGTATCTCTCCGTGGGGCTGCCCCCGGGGGATCCGCTGGCGTCGGTCAAGCAGCAGATGTTCGGGCTCGGCTCGGCCACGGCGAAACATCCCTTCAAGGTGTCGCGCCAGGGCAAGTACCTCGCGTCCTGGTCGGTGTTCTCCTTCCTGCGCATGGCGCACGCGTCGCCCGACGAGTTCCTCGCCCTGTCCAACCGGCTGCTGTCGGGCACGAAGACGATCGCCCCCGTGAGCGTGGCGTGCGAGGAGCGGGTGCTGGGCACCCTGGCGGCGGCTTGCGAGGAGCGGCTGAAGGGCTTCCCCACGACGCTGGAGGAGGACGAGCGGCTGCTGCGCGAGGGGCCCCTGTCGCCGAACGAGCGCAGTTGCGTGCTCCTGCGGCGCCAGGAGAAGCGGCTGCTGCGTGACTACCTGGAGCTGACCCGCGCGGGCCGCGCCCTGCTGCGCCAGCCCCGCGAGGAAATCGAGCAGCTCGCCGCGCGTGCCGACTCGCCGTGGGGATGGTTCGACGGCTACGTGCGCAACGATCTGCTGGGGCTGCTGCGCCAGAAGAAGTGA
- the hisS gene encoding histidine--tRNA ligase, whose product MNDILPGQVEVWQHVERTAREVFSRFSYGEVRTPTVEDTALFVRSVGEETDIVGKEMYTFEDKGGRSLSLRPEGTAPAARAYIEHSVVNQEPLTRWFYMGPMFRYERMKTGRYRQFHQIGAEAYGSKEPAQDVEIMDAVVQLLQKLGLTDVSLNVNSLGDEACRPAYQEKLVGHLRAHVDELCADCKVRLERNPLRVLDCKQERCQQIALAAPSILESLCEPCRAHFGDVQRKLGALGIKYEVNHRIMRGLDYYTRTTFEFIAAHPVLGTASTVGGGGRYDKLIKSLGGPDVPAVGVGIGLDRLCILLQESGQRFSQPTQLFIAVADEGSADEALVLASRLRREGLRVELDTRGGSLKSQMKRADKVGATYTLVLGERERQSGEAQLKPMAGGEPRPVKLAELAQELRASGKPAA is encoded by the coding sequence ATGAACGACATCCTCCCCGGCCAGGTGGAGGTGTGGCAGCACGTGGAGCGCACGGCGCGCGAGGTGTTCTCGCGCTTCAGCTACGGCGAGGTGCGCACCCCCACGGTGGAGGACACCGCGCTTTTCGTGCGCAGCGTGGGCGAGGAGACCGACATCGTCGGCAAGGAGATGTACACCTTCGAGGACAAGGGCGGCCGCAGCCTGTCCCTGCGCCCCGAGGGCACCGCTCCCGCGGCGCGCGCCTACATCGAGCACTCGGTGGTGAACCAGGAGCCGCTCACGCGCTGGTTCTACATGGGGCCCATGTTCCGCTACGAGCGCATGAAGACGGGCCGCTACCGTCAGTTCCACCAGATCGGCGCCGAGGCGTATGGCTCGAAGGAGCCCGCCCAGGACGTGGAGATCATGGACGCGGTGGTGCAGCTGCTCCAGAAGCTCGGGCTCACCGACGTGTCGCTCAACGTCAACTCGCTCGGCGACGAGGCGTGCCGGCCCGCCTACCAGGAGAAGCTGGTGGGGCACCTGCGCGCCCACGTGGACGAGCTGTGCGCGGACTGCAAGGTGCGCCTGGAGCGCAATCCGCTGCGCGTGCTCGACTGCAAGCAGGAGCGCTGCCAGCAGATCGCGCTGGCCGCGCCGAGCATCCTCGAGTCCCTGTGCGAGCCGTGCCGCGCGCACTTCGGCGACGTGCAGCGCAAGCTGGGGGCGCTCGGCATCAAGTACGAGGTCAACCACCGCATCATGCGCGGGTTGGACTACTACACGCGCACCACCTTCGAGTTCATCGCCGCGCACCCGGTGCTGGGCACGGCGAGCACGGTGGGCGGCGGCGGCCGCTACGACAAGCTGATCAAGAGCCTCGGGGGACCGGACGTGCCCGCGGTGGGCGTTGGCATCGGCCTGGACCGGTTGTGCATCCTCCTGCAGGAGAGTGGCCAGCGCTTCTCCCAGCCCACCCAGCTCTTCATCGCCGTGGCGGACGAGGGCTCGGCGGACGAGGCGCTCGTGCTCGCCAGCCGCCTGCGCCGTGAGGGGCTCCGGGTGGAGCTGGACACGCGCGGAGGCAGCCTCAAGAGCCAGATGAAGCGCGCGGACAAGGTGGGCGCCACCTACACCCTGGTGCTGGGGGAGCGGGAGCGGCAGAGCGGGGAAGCCCAGCTCAAGCCCATGGCGGGAGGAGAGCCCCGGCCCGTGAAGCTCGCCGAGCTGGCCCAGGAGCTGCGCGCCTCGGGCAAGCCCGCCGCCTGA
- a CDS encoding LysR family transcriptional regulator, with protein MKTVLFQQLHVFLAVARLQSFRGAARELGVSTAAVSQSVRQLEKQLRVVLLNRTTRSVALTDAGRRLVEEAGPGLAQAAAALHGISAEPGEAVGRLKLSVPRAAVPFLITPVLPAFRTRYPRVEVDVVVEERLVDIVAEGYDAGVRLSETIERDMVQVRLTDAFRFVVVGAPAYLEKHGPPERPEDLLRHECVILRSQTTGAVYAWELERGSRTWRVPVHGGIATNDHMTSVALATEGVGLAYAFEPVIQELLHAGRLVRVLEDYAPTVPGFFLYYPSRAQRSKPLRLFIEAAKELATRAS; from the coding sequence ATGAAGACGGTCCTCTTCCAGCAACTCCACGTGTTCCTCGCCGTCGCGCGGCTCCAGAGCTTCCGGGGCGCGGCGCGCGAGCTCGGCGTCTCCACGGCCGCCGTGAGCCAGTCGGTGCGGCAGTTGGAGAAGCAGCTGCGCGTGGTCCTGCTCAACCGCACCACGCGCAGCGTGGCCCTGACCGACGCGGGGCGGCGGCTGGTGGAGGAGGCCGGTCCGGGCCTGGCCCAGGCCGCTGCCGCCCTCCACGGGATCTCGGCCGAGCCCGGGGAGGCTGTCGGACGGCTGAAGCTGTCGGTGCCGCGCGCGGCGGTGCCCTTCCTCATCACGCCCGTGCTGCCCGCCTTCCGGACGCGCTACCCCCGCGTGGAGGTGGACGTCGTCGTCGAAGAGCGCCTCGTCGACATCGTGGCGGAGGGCTACGACGCCGGCGTGCGCCTGAGCGAGACCATCGAGCGCGACATGGTGCAGGTGCGCCTGACCGATGCCTTCCGCTTCGTGGTGGTGGGCGCACCGGCCTACCTCGAGAAGCACGGCCCCCCAGAGCGCCCCGAGGATCTGCTCCGGCACGAATGCGTCATCCTGCGCTCACAGACGACCGGGGCTGTCTATGCGTGGGAGCTGGAGCGTGGGAGCAGAACCTGGCGCGTCCCGGTGCACGGCGGGATCGCCACCAACGACCACATGACCAGCGTGGCGCTCGCCACCGAAGGGGTGGGGCTGGCGTACGCCTTCGAGCCTGTCATCCAGGAACTCCTGCACGCCGGGCGCCTCGTGCGGGTGCTCGAGGACTACGCGCCCACCGTGCCGGGCTTCTTCCTCTACTATCCCAGCCGCGCCCAGCGCTCGAAGCCCCTGCGCCTCTTCATCGAGGCGGCCAAGGAGCTGGCCACCAGGGCGAGCTGA
- a CDS encoding response regulator, producing MSGSRLASGSRVAIVGGGIAGAGLAASLIFNGRARGCALDVRVYESGDPDAIAPPAILTPECRSRLAALGARVPQEWRAHELRGVELLSHGQREVMPASAGGLWVVDGWPQGQGGLSLVREALAGAATSQGARFVSRRVERVEHQPCAADAPAVVRKNGPLVVRAQGSGERFHAVALATGAGASLGDSFFPGFQPAPSVAAVQARLRLPTPRMGPPPLARLWMSPLPSVDGLVLLPGAHSVYALAYGPAVTPADLCQALMMAARDGLVEEGFELLALETTRLPYGPGRSLVAPGQLVVGAAAFGHPLQVGVSDTLASCSRAAVALLDAGLEAPALERRYVRDGLADLLDDAAAGARAVTWLRRAGRRAPQAFITARHRVAAAGTVGSGVLGLPAPSPQVLLSVARWAGIRETMSSWVRTAVEPLPTTIPTMERDLYYIVDDDPDQREAMTQLLESTGAHVVAFADELALFCAVARRPPTAILLDVVLHWVDGLRLCEGLKQHPLTRDTRVVVMSGMNRPHIRQRALDAGAEAFLPKPVDPERLLRQLMGVVPTTSSAPSEAPLDAAGETGRYAS from the coding sequence ATGAGCGGCAGCAGGCTGGCGAGCGGATCACGGGTGGCCATCGTCGGCGGGGGGATCGCCGGGGCGGGACTCGCCGCATCGCTGATCTTCAACGGACGGGCCCGCGGGTGCGCGCTCGACGTGCGCGTGTACGAGAGCGGAGACCCGGACGCCATCGCCCCCCCCGCCATCCTCACGCCCGAGTGCCGCTCGCGCCTGGCCGCGCTCGGCGCCCGCGTGCCCCAGGAGTGGCGCGCCCATGAATTGCGCGGCGTGGAGCTGCTCTCCCATGGCCAGCGCGAGGTGATGCCCGCCTCGGCCGGTGGCCTGTGGGTGGTGGATGGGTGGCCGCAGGGCCAGGGCGGGCTGTCGCTGGTACGCGAGGCACTCGCGGGCGCGGCCACCTCCCAGGGCGCTCGCTTCGTGTCCCGGCGCGTGGAGCGCGTGGAGCACCAGCCTTGTGCGGCGGATGCCCCCGCGGTGGTGCGCAAGAATGGTCCCCTCGTGGTGCGTGCCCAGGGCAGTGGCGAGCGCTTCCACGCGGTGGCCCTCGCCACGGGCGCGGGCGCGTCCCTCGGCGACTCCTTCTTCCCAGGCTTCCAGCCCGCTCCCTCCGTGGCCGCCGTCCAGGCGCGCCTGCGGCTGCCCACGCCCCGCATGGGTCCCCCACCGCTCGCCCGGCTGTGGATGTCTCCCCTGCCCTCCGTGGATGGGCTCGTGCTCCTGCCGGGCGCCCACTCGGTGTACGCGCTCGCCTATGGCCCCGCGGTGACGCCGGCGGACCTGTGTCAGGCCCTGATGATGGCGGCGCGCGACGGGCTCGTGGAGGAGGGCTTCGAGCTGCTCGCCCTGGAAACCACTCGCCTGCCCTACGGGCCGGGCCGCTCGCTCGTGGCCCCCGGACAGCTCGTGGTGGGCGCGGCGGCGTTCGGCCACCCGCTCCAGGTGGGCGTGTCGGACACCCTCGCCTCGTGCAGCCGCGCCGCCGTGGCCCTGCTGGACGCGGGCCTGGAGGCCCCGGCCCTGGAGCGCCGGTACGTGCGCGATGGCCTGGCGGATCTGCTGGATGACGCGGCCGCGGGCGCGCGCGCCGTGACCTGGTTGCGCCGCGCCGGACGCCGCGCGCCCCAGGCCTTCATCACCGCCCGTCACCGCGTCGCCGCGGCGGGCACCGTGGGCTCGGGTGTGCTGGGTCTTCCCGCTCCCTCGCCCCAGGTGCTGCTGTCCGTGGCGCGCTGGGCGGGCATCCGCGAGACGATGTCCTCCTGGGTGCGCACCGCCGTGGAGCCCCTGCCCACGACGATTCCCACGATGGAGCGGGACCTCTACTACATCGTGGACGACGATCCGGATCAGCGCGAGGCCATGACGCAACTGCTCGAGTCCACGGGGGCCCACGTGGTGGCCTTCGCCGACGAGCTGGCCCTGTTCTGCGCGGTGGCCAGGCGCCCTCCCACCGCCATCCTCCTGGACGTGGTGCTGCACTGGGTGGACGGGCTGCGGCTGTGCGAGGGCCTCAAGCAGCACCCGCTCACGCGGGACACGCGCGTGGTGGTGATGAGCGGGATGAACCGGCCCCACATCCGCCAGCGCGCGCTCGACGCCGGCGCCGAGGCCTTCCTGCCCAAGCCCGTGGATCCCGAGCGCCTGCTGCGCCAGCTCATGGGCGTGGTGCCCACCACCTCCTCCGCTCCCTCCGAGGCGCCGCTCGACGCGGCCGGGGAGACGGGGCGCTACGCCTCCTGA
- a CDS encoding RecQ family ATP-dependent DNA helicase → MPSPAHVLQSVFGFSGFREGQEAVVSRLLEARSVLAIFPTGAGKSLCYQLPALMLEGLTLVISPLIALMKDQIDFLQGRGIPAARLDSTLGPEELRQLYADLKAGTLKLLYIAPERLANERFLQTLRGVRISMLAVDEAHCMSEWGHNFRPDYMKLAPLARTLKVERVLALTATATPSVARDIADAFGIAPGDVVQTGFHRENLTLHVSPTPGGDARRELLLSRLRSRPRGATIVYVTLQRTAEETARFLTDHGLSARAYHAGLAPEVRHEVQDWFMGSADAVVVATIAFGMGIDKSDIRAVYHCNLPKSLENYAQEIGRAGRDGQPSDCELLAAREDVVVLENFTYGDTPTPEAVAGVLGHVLGQGDTFDVSLHELSQTHDVRPLVIETLMTYLELDGVLASTGPFYTEYKFQALRPLDEVFAGFDASRADFLRRVFALAEPKRTWSLLKLDDISRKLGEPRARIIAALNYLEEQGALKLQVTGVRQGYRRTRGDVEAATLTRTMIERFDERERRDVRRLRQVLDFAGHEGCRTRVLLTYFGEDLEADCGHCDWCAGERPGPLPALAVPAPGAREGAKLKQLRAERHEALAAPRQMARFLCGIPSPSVSRARLATHELFGLLSDVPFQQVLAFVEDASR, encoded by the coding sequence ATGCCCTCCCCCGCCCACGTGCTCCAGTCCGTCTTCGGCTTCTCCGGCTTCCGCGAGGGGCAGGAGGCCGTCGTCTCGCGCCTGCTGGAGGCCCGGTCCGTGCTCGCCATCTTCCCCACCGGGGCCGGCAAGAGCCTGTGCTACCAGCTCCCCGCGCTGATGCTGGAGGGCCTCACGCTCGTCATCTCTCCGCTCATCGCGTTGATGAAGGATCAGATCGACTTCCTCCAGGGCCGGGGCATCCCCGCCGCCCGGCTCGACTCGACGCTCGGGCCGGAGGAGCTCCGCCAGCTCTACGCCGACTTGAAGGCGGGCACGCTCAAGCTGCTCTACATCGCGCCGGAGCGGCTGGCCAACGAGCGCTTCCTCCAGACGCTGCGCGGGGTGCGCATTTCCATGCTCGCGGTGGACGAGGCCCACTGCATGAGCGAGTGGGGACACAACTTCCGGCCCGACTACATGAAGCTCGCCCCGCTCGCCCGGACGCTGAAGGTGGAACGGGTGCTGGCGCTCACCGCGACCGCCACGCCCTCGGTCGCCCGGGACATCGCGGACGCGTTCGGCATCGCCCCCGGGGATGTCGTCCAGACGGGCTTCCACCGCGAGAACCTCACGCTGCACGTCTCCCCCACCCCCGGCGGGGACGCGCGCCGGGAGCTGCTGCTGTCGCGCCTGCGCTCGCGCCCGCGGGGGGCGACGATCGTCTACGTCACGCTCCAGCGCACGGCGGAGGAGACGGCCCGGTTCCTCACCGACCACGGCCTGTCCGCCCGGGCGTACCACGCGGGCCTCGCACCCGAGGTGCGGCACGAGGTGCAGGACTGGTTCATGGGCTCGGCCGACGCGGTGGTGGTCGCCACGATCGCCTTCGGCATGGGCATCGACAAGAGCGACATCCGGGCCGTCTACCACTGCAACCTGCCCAAGAGCCTGGAGAACTACGCCCAGGAGATCGGCCGCGCGGGACGGGACGGCCAGCCCTCGGACTGCGAGCTGCTCGCGGCCCGGGAAGACGTGGTCGTCCTGGAGAACTTCACCTATGGCGACACGCCCACGCCCGAGGCCGTGGCCGGGGTGCTCGGGCACGTGCTCGGCCAGGGCGACACCTTCGACGTCTCGCTCCACGAGCTGTCCCAGACCCATGACGTGCGTCCGCTGGTCATCGAGACGTTGATGACCTACCTCGAGCTGGACGGCGTGCTCGCGTCCACGGGCCCGTTCTATACCGAGTACAAGTTCCAGGCCCTGCGGCCGCTCGACGAGGTCTTCGCCGGCTTCGATGCCTCCCGGGCCGACTTCCTGCGCCGCGTGTTCGCCCTCGCCGAGCCCAAGCGGACCTGGTCCCTGCTGAAGCTCGACGACATCTCCCGGAAGCTCGGCGAGCCGCGCGCGCGCATCATCGCCGCGCTCAACTATCTCGAGGAACAGGGGGCGTTGAAGCTCCAGGTGACGGGGGTGCGCCAGGGCTACCGGCGCACGCGCGGCGACGTCGAGGCCGCCACGCTCACCCGGACGATGATCGAGCGCTTCGACGAGCGCGAGCGCCGGGACGTGCGGCGGCTGCGCCAGGTGCTGGACTTCGCCGGCCACGAGGGGTGCCGCACCCGCGTCCTGCTCACCTACTTCGGCGAGGACCTGGAGGCCGACTGCGGCCACTGCGACTGGTGCGCGGGTGAGCGCCCCGGCCCCCTGCCCGCCCTGGCCGTTCCCGCCCCGGGGGCACGGGAAGGGGCGAAGCTGAAGCAGTTGCGCGCCGAGCGGCACGAGGCCCTCGCCGCTCCCCGGCAGATGGCGAGGTTTCTCTGCGGCATCCCCTCGCCGAGCGTCTCCCGGGCCCGGCTCGCCACCCACGAGCTGTTCGGCCTGCTGTCGGACGTGCCCTTCCAGCAGGTGCTCGCCTTCGTGGAGGACGCCTCGCGGTAG
- a CDS encoding diguanylate cyclase, producing MQRQHDRRGETPLILVVEDDAGTRDSLMELLAARYRVLGASDGQSGVELARERHPDLILLDRFLESGEDGLAVLESLQHDRATESVPVIFLTGDSDEATLERCLELGAVDFVHKPASARELMARINRALRQSEQQQRLQAMAQTDALTGLANFRALSMRLEEEFKRSSRYDYPMSVVVIDLDHLKAINDGMGHDVGNRAILALANLLRTNLREVDFAARFGGDEFVALLPHQTAAEAAVLAERIRAGLRTVKVTRSDGRPAPFGLSVSVGIADHSPAQPRACTDELLRAADAALYEAKREGRDRVVVYGASDLASPKAAQRH from the coding sequence ATGCAGCGGCAGCATGACCGACGCGGAGAGACGCCCCTGATCCTGGTCGTGGAGGATGATGCGGGCACCCGCGACAGCCTGATGGAGTTGCTCGCGGCCCGCTACCGCGTCCTGGGCGCCAGTGACGGCCAGTCCGGAGTGGAGCTCGCCCGGGAGCGGCACCCGGATCTCATCCTCCTGGATCGCTTCCTGGAGAGCGGCGAGGACGGCCTGGCCGTGCTCGAGTCGCTCCAGCACGACCGCGCCACCGAGTCCGTGCCCGTCATCTTCCTCACCGGAGACTCGGACGAGGCCACGCTCGAGCGCTGCCTGGAGCTGGGCGCGGTGGACTTCGTGCACAAGCCGGCGAGCGCGCGCGAGTTGATGGCCCGCATCAACCGGGCGCTGCGCCAGAGCGAGCAGCAGCAGCGGCTGCAGGCCATGGCCCAGACGGACGCGCTCACGGGCCTGGCCAACTTCCGGGCGCTGTCCATGCGGCTGGAGGAGGAGTTCAAGCGCTCGAGCCGCTACGACTACCCGATGTCGGTGGTGGTCATCGACTTGGATCACCTCAAGGCCATCAACGACGGCATGGGCCATGACGTGGGCAACCGCGCCATCCTGGCGCTCGCCAACCTCCTGCGCACCAACCTGCGCGAGGTGGACTTCGCGGCGCGCTTCGGTGGCGATGAGTTCGTGGCGCTCTTGCCCCACCAGACGGCCGCCGAGGCGGCGGTGCTCGCCGAGCGCATCCGCGCGGGCCTGCGCACGGTGAAGGTGACGCGCAGCGACGGGCGGCCCGCCCCCTTCGGGCTGAGCGTGAGCGTGGGCATCGCGGATCACTCCCCCGCCCAGCCGCGCGCGTGCACCGACGAGTTGCTCAGGGCCGCGGACGCGGCGCTCTACGAGGCCAAGCGCGAGGGCCGGGATCGCGTGGTGGTGTACGGCGCCTCGGACCTGGCGTCCCCCAAGGCAGCACAACGGCACTAG
- the miaA gene encoding tRNA (adenosine(37)-N6)-dimethylallyltransferase MiaA produces MKPFLTVIAGPTASGKTALAVELALRHGGEIVGADSQQVYREFDIGTAKPSAEELAAVPHHLVSVVEPLEPFSAAEYQRRADAAIADVVSRGRRVFVVGGTGMYLRILLHGLVEAPGADPRLRAELEALAAAEGREAVHRQLAQVDPETAAKLPPQDLVRVIRALEIHRQTGRTASEFRREHAFAASRYPFRMYVLSPPREALYEAIDRRTAALFERGLVEEVRGLLARGYAEAAPMRSVGYAQAKAVVEGQLSLEQARELVAQETRRYAKRQLTWFRKEPGALFVEPPYDAVRAAQAPQEA; encoded by the coding sequence ATGAAACCCTTCCTCACCGTCATCGCCGGCCCCACCGCCTCGGGGAAGACCGCGCTCGCCGTGGAACTCGCCCTGCGGCACGGGGGGGAGATCGTCGGCGCGGACTCGCAGCAGGTGTACCGCGAGTTCGACATCGGCACCGCGAAGCCCTCGGCCGAGGAGCTCGCCGCGGTGCCCCATCACCTCGTCTCCGTGGTGGAGCCGCTCGAGCCCTTCTCCGCCGCCGAGTACCAGCGCCGGGCGGACGCGGCCATCGCGGATGTTGTTTCCCGGGGGCGGCGGGTGTTCGTCGTGGGCGGCACGGGCATGTACCTGCGGATTCTGCTGCATGGGCTCGTGGAGGCGCCCGGCGCGGATCCCCGGTTGCGCGCCGAGCTGGAGGCGCTCGCCGCCGCCGAGGGCCGTGAAGCCGTGCACCGGCAGCTCGCGCAGGTGGATCCGGAGACGGCCGCGAAGCTGCCTCCCCAGGATCTGGTGCGCGTCATCCGGGCGTTGGAGATCCACCGCCAGACGGGCCGGACCGCCTCCGAGTTCCGCCGGGAGCATGCCTTCGCCGCGAGCCGCTATCCCTTCCGGATGTACGTGCTCTCCCCGCCGCGCGAGGCGCTGTACGAGGCCATCGACCGGCGCACCGCGGCGCTGTTCGAGCGGGGCCTGGTGGAGGAGGTGCGAGGGCTCCTCGCCCGGGGGTATGCCGAGGCGGCGCCCATGCGCAGCGTGGGCTACGCCCAGGCGAAGGCGGTGGTGGAGGGCCAGCTCTCGCTCGAGCAGGCGCGCGAGCTGGTGGCCCAGGAGACGCGCCGCTACGCCAAGCGGCAGCTCACGTGGTTCCGCAAGGAGCCCGGGGCGCTCTTCGTGGAGCCGCCCTATGACGCGGTGAGGGCCGCCCAGGCGCCTCAGGAGGCGTAG
- a CDS encoding PH domain-containing protein, translating to MFGKLAADALGLSDIGAVIAPADYDKVDADDYVMHEDQEKIFFLIKSKSDEYCFTNKALIHLDGTSATSKKRMLHRYSYGSHPVSNVRLETAGTIDMDVEIKFQLGAKNFSIDVHKKHLEQVKDLYKALFRISEMMHENEVALGLAKTSIELASTTLGRGQAGSAPLVETFKELNQAAFSWFLGAQQKYWVKDFGFVFERYLKS from the coding sequence ATGTTCGGAAAACTCGCCGCCGACGCCCTTGGTCTCAGTGACATCGGCGCGGTCATCGCTCCGGCTGACTACGACAAGGTGGATGCCGACGACTACGTGATGCACGAGGACCAGGAGAAGATCTTCTTCCTGATCAAGTCCAAGTCCGACGAGTACTGCTTCACCAACAAGGCCCTCATCCACCTGGATGGCACCAGCGCCACCAGCAAGAAGCGCATGCTGCACCGCTACAGCTACGGCTCCCACCCGGTGTCCAATGTGCGGCTCGAGACCGCCGGCACCATCGACATGGACGTGGAGATCAAGTTCCAGCTCGGCGCGAAGAACTTCTCCATCGACGTGCACAAGAAGCACCTCGAGCAGGTGAAGGATCTCTACAAGGCCCTCTTCCGCATCTCCGAGATGATGCACGAGAACGAGGTGGCGCTCGGTCTGGCCAAGACCAGCATCGAGCTGGCCTCCACCACCCTGGGCCGTGGCCAGGCGGGCAGCGCGCCGCTCGTGGAGACCTTCAAGGAACTCAACCAGGCCGCCTTCTCCTGGTTCCTCGGCGCGCAGCAGAAGTACTGGGTCAAGGACTTCGGCTTCGTGTTCGAGCGCTACCTCAAGTCCTGA